The Microbacterium sp. Nx66 genome contains a region encoding:
- a CDS encoding HNH endonuclease signature motif containing protein produces the protein MSKTSGLREAMDRLDEAWGAAGDVAELSRVQLVEVADAIGLLQRRLDAIHVDVAAGIARESRAELGADSLAKQRGYRTAAKLIAATTGISTAEAQRLVKVGEATAPRSDLLGAPLPARYPLLREALASGVLGAPAIGLLVALLDRCHVAAGVERIAEAERVLTAAAEGLELDAVRKLVLRAEAWLDPDGVAPRAEEQRGRRALRIFERDGMVHLHAQLDAESAAPVVTAIRGHVSAVFAARLEAPDAESPDADRRSVAMIQADALSLFCAHVLGCEGDRVPLAGATVIVRVSLDDLQAGTGSATVDGLDQVIDIGAARRMAASGGVIPCVLGGASEVLDWGREKRLFTRAQRLALAERDGGCAMCGLPPGMTKAHHLRWWQRDRGPTDLSNGILLCETCHHRIHDNGWEIVIEGSGVTGRPWFLPPRWVDPQRTPRLGGRARFDVAA, from the coding sequence ATGTCGAAAACGTCCGGACTGCGCGAGGCGATGGATCGCCTCGACGAGGCGTGGGGCGCCGCGGGCGATGTCGCCGAGCTCTCCCGCGTGCAGCTCGTCGAGGTGGCCGACGCGATCGGACTTCTGCAGCGCCGGCTCGATGCGATCCACGTCGACGTGGCCGCCGGCATCGCTCGGGAGTCGCGCGCGGAGCTCGGGGCCGACAGCTTGGCGAAGCAACGCGGGTACCGCACGGCGGCGAAGCTCATCGCCGCGACGACGGGCATCTCGACGGCGGAGGCGCAGCGCCTGGTGAAGGTCGGAGAGGCGACCGCGCCGCGGAGCGATCTGCTCGGCGCACCGCTGCCCGCGCGGTATCCGCTCCTCCGGGAAGCACTCGCGTCGGGTGTGCTCGGAGCGCCGGCGATCGGTCTCCTCGTCGCTCTCCTCGATCGCTGCCACGTGGCCGCCGGTGTGGAGCGCATCGCCGAGGCGGAACGCGTGCTGACCGCCGCAGCCGAAGGGCTCGAGCTCGACGCGGTGCGCAAGCTCGTCCTCCGCGCCGAAGCGTGGCTCGACCCCGACGGCGTAGCGCCGCGGGCGGAGGAACAGCGCGGTCGGCGCGCACTGCGCATCTTCGAACGTGACGGCATGGTGCATCTGCACGCGCAGCTCGATGCCGAGTCCGCTGCGCCGGTCGTCACCGCGATCCGCGGGCACGTGTCTGCCGTGTTCGCCGCCCGCCTCGAAGCCCCCGATGCGGAGTCGCCCGACGCGGATCGGCGCTCCGTCGCGATGATCCAGGCCGATGCGCTGTCCCTCTTCTGCGCGCACGTGCTCGGGTGCGAGGGCGATCGGGTTCCGCTCGCCGGGGCGACGGTGATCGTTCGGGTATCGCTGGACGATCTGCAGGCGGGAACCGGGTCGGCGACGGTCGACGGGCTCGACCAGGTGATCGACATCGGTGCCGCCCGGCGGATGGCGGCCAGCGGGGGCGTCATCCCCTGCGTCCTCGGCGGTGCGAGCGAGGTTCTGGACTGGGGCCGCGAGAAGCGCCTCTTCACCCGAGCCCAACGACTGGCGCTCGCCGAGCGGGATGGCGGGTGCGCCATGTGCGGGCTCCCGCCCGGGATGACGAAGGCCCACCACCTCCGCTGGTGGCAGCGAGATCGAGGTCCGACCGATCTCTCGAACGGGATCCTGCTCTGCGAGACCTGCCACCACCGCATCCACGACAACGGGTGGGAGATCGTGATCGAGGGTTCCGGCGTGACCGGCCGACCGTGGTTCCTTCCGCCGCGGTGGGTCGACCCGCAGCGCACTCCACGGCTGGGCGGACGGGCGCGCTTCGATGTCGCAGCGTGA
- a CDS encoding ABC transporter substrate-binding protein, with amino-acid sequence MHVKHNMRRRVLVAGALGAATVVALSGCAGGGGDADGPTEITFSYLWGGEEAKALEVIIADFNASQDDIVVKGVSSPDTQKQLTSMSSSNGSFDISDNFGNTVGAWASKGILAPLDDAIAAEDIDVDDFVPSAMEQMTYDGTIYSLPIAIHSFQLLYNPQLLEEAGVTPPTTMDELAAAIPKLTKKDASGKITQLGLGSANDSTTLTTLGYAFGGSWDGEDGPTPAEDGNLEALQWYQDNVIEPVGADAMATFVSGQGEYLSAQDPFFSGQVAMIIDGEWRSASAAKIAPDFEWGVTAIPAASPDLENSTQVTASTLFIPANSKHKEEAAAFLAYLVSDEPMEKFAVALGNLPGRSSLAGSAAFDELQDFGVWAEAASSPNAKSLASRPYSAEYATDLATAFDEVVRLTATPEEAIAIVEERMASYTSK; translated from the coding sequence ATGCACGTGAAGCACAACATGCGCCGGCGCGTCCTGGTCGCCGGGGCGCTGGGCGCGGCGACGGTCGTCGCCCTGAGCGGCTGCGCCGGTGGCGGCGGCGACGCCGACGGCCCCACCGAGATCACGTTCTCGTACCTGTGGGGCGGGGAGGAGGCGAAGGCGCTGGAGGTGATCATCGCCGACTTCAACGCCAGCCAGGACGACATCGTCGTCAAAGGCGTCTCCAGCCCCGACACCCAGAAGCAGCTCACGTCGATGTCGTCGTCGAACGGCTCCTTCGACATCTCCGACAACTTCGGCAACACCGTCGGGGCCTGGGCCTCGAAGGGCATCCTCGCGCCGCTCGACGACGCGATCGCCGCCGAGGACATCGACGTCGACGACTTCGTCCCGAGCGCCATGGAGCAGATGACCTACGACGGCACGATCTACTCGCTGCCGATCGCGATCCACAGCTTCCAGCTCCTCTACAACCCGCAGCTGCTGGAGGAGGCCGGGGTCACCCCGCCGACGACGATGGACGAGCTCGCCGCCGCCATCCCGAAGCTCACCAAGAAGGACGCCTCCGGCAAGATCACGCAGCTCGGTCTCGGCTCGGCGAACGACAGCACCACCCTCACGACCCTCGGCTACGCGTTCGGCGGCAGCTGGGACGGCGAGGACGGCCCGACCCCCGCGGAAGACGGCAATCTCGAGGCCCTGCAGTGGTACCAGGACAACGTGATCGAGCCGGTCGGCGCCGATGCCATGGCCACCTTCGTGTCCGGACAGGGCGAGTACCTCTCCGCACAGGACCCGTTCTTCAGCGGCCAGGTCGCCATGATCATCGACGGCGAGTGGCGGTCGGCCAGCGCCGCCAAGATCGCCCCCGACTTCGAGTGGGGCGTGACCGCGATCCCCGCCGCCTCGCCGGACCTGGAGAACAGTACGCAGGTCACCGCGAGCACCCTGTTCATCCCCGCGAACTCGAAGCACAAGGAGGAGGCGGCCGCCTTCCTCGCCTACCTCGTGAGCGACGAGCCCATGGAGAAGTTCGCCGTCGCCCTCGGCAACCTCCCGGGCCGCTCCTCCCTCGCCGGCAGCGCCGCGTTCGACGAGCTGCAGGACTTCGGTGTCTGGGCGGAGGCCGCGTCCTCCCCGAACGCGAAGTCCCTGGCCAGCCGTCCGTACAGCGCCGAGTACGCGACGGACCTCGCGACCGCGTTCGACGAGGTCGTGCGGCTGACCGCCACCCCGGAGGAGGCGATCGCGATCGTCGAGGAGCGCATGGCCTCCTACACCTCGAAGTGA
- a CDS encoding DUF4127 family protein → MSDPTLRPRIALLPLDDRPVNVKLPGDVAAVAGVILDVPPAEILPSYRTAGDADALGGWLRERAADPATVHLVVSVDMLLYGGLIASRTSDDTTRDVLARLDVLREVRRLRPDLPISAVSLVTRASNSYSAAEEPTYWTEHGKEIHALGGDAHRLLGETEVLPLDDLTPVPAEVVSDYSSRRLRNHIVNLSTLGLMEDETLDFLAITADDTAPFAAGSAEQVWLRHWMRMLPSGRRVLMYPGADEVGAALVARALAANAGVTASFSVTCADADGMERVPPYENMSLAASASRQIRAAGAEEVATGGDVTLVLHAPDPDRHDMFRGRPEVVDADAVAGTVALVRERLDAGEHVALADVRYPNGADEALVRALAEAGLLGRLEAFGGWNTAGNTLGSVVAVAAAGVVGRASGSFDDRAARIALLTRLLDDFAYQAVVRTDTGPSLFPDIYPMADDAQVATAERVIRAELTGLLESMLPADDVRIEELTLPWRRSFEIGLTLR, encoded by the coding sequence GTGTCCGACCCGACCCTCCGCCCGCGCATCGCGTTGCTCCCCCTCGACGATCGGCCGGTGAACGTCAAGCTCCCGGGCGACGTCGCGGCCGTCGCCGGAGTGATCCTCGACGTCCCGCCCGCCGAGATCCTCCCCTCGTACCGGACCGCGGGCGACGCCGACGCGTTGGGCGGGTGGCTGCGGGAGCGGGCGGCCGACCCCGCGACGGTGCACCTGGTCGTCTCGGTGGACATGCTCCTCTACGGCGGTCTGATCGCGAGCCGCACGAGCGACGACACCACCCGCGACGTGCTGGCGCGCCTCGACGTGCTGCGCGAGGTGCGGCGGCTGCGGCCCGATCTGCCCATCTCGGCGGTGTCGCTCGTGACCCGGGCGAGCAACTCGTACTCCGCCGCCGAGGAGCCGACCTACTGGACGGAGCACGGCAAGGAGATCCACGCACTCGGCGGCGACGCGCACCGACTGCTCGGCGAGACCGAGGTGCTGCCGCTGGACGACCTGACTCCGGTGCCCGCCGAGGTCGTCTCCGACTACTCGTCTCGACGGCTGCGCAACCACATCGTGAACCTCTCCACGCTGGGACTCATGGAGGACGAGACCCTCGACTTCCTGGCGATCACCGCCGACGACACCGCCCCCTTCGCGGCGGGCAGCGCAGAGCAGGTGTGGCTCCGGCACTGGATGCGGATGCTGCCGTCGGGCCGGCGCGTGCTGATGTACCCGGGGGCCGACGAGGTGGGCGCCGCGCTCGTCGCCCGGGCCCTGGCGGCGAACGCCGGGGTGACCGCCTCGTTCTCGGTGACGTGCGCGGACGCCGACGGCATGGAGCGCGTCCCGCCGTACGAGAACATGTCGCTCGCAGCGTCGGCGAGCCGGCAGATCCGCGCGGCCGGCGCCGAGGAGGTCGCCACCGGAGGCGACGTCACCCTCGTGCTGCACGCCCCCGACCCCGACCGGCACGACATGTTCCGCGGGCGGCCCGAGGTCGTCGATGCGGACGCCGTCGCGGGGACGGTCGCTCTCGTGCGGGAGCGTCTGGACGCCGGTGAGCACGTGGCCCTGGCCGACGTGCGCTACCCGAACGGCGCGGACGAGGCGCTCGTGCGCGCGCTCGCCGAGGCCGGACTGCTCGGCCGCCTGGAGGCTTTCGGCGGGTGGAACACCGCCGGGAACACGCTCGGCAGCGTCGTCGCGGTGGCCGCCGCCGGCGTCGTCGGTCGGGCCTCGGGCTCCTTCGACGACCGCGCCGCGCGGATCGCCCTGCTGACCCGGCTGCTCGACGACTTCGCCTACCAGGCCGTGGTGCGCACGGATACGGGGCCGTCCCTCTTCCCTGACATCTATCCGATGGCCGACGACGCGCAGGTCGCGACGGCGGAGCGCGTCATCCGCGCCGAGCTGACGGGCTTGCTGGAGTCGATGCTTCCCGCCGACGACGTGCGGATCGAGGAGCTGACCCTCCCCTGGCGGCGCTCCTTCGAGATCGGTCTCACCCTGCGCTGA
- a CDS encoding N-acetylmannosamine-6-phosphate 2-epimerase has translation MTHDSLALLRDRLVASVQASTGAPARDTHVIGALAESALLGGASGLRLNGPEDIRRVRPVTDVPIIGLHKIWNGVRNVITPELALATGLAEAGADIIAVDATTEQLGADFRLIGEIAAATGRPVMADVSTVAEGERAWAAGAAVVGTTLSGYTPHSPRQDEPDLDLVAALAAAGIPAIAEGRYQTPAQVRAAFDAGAFAVVVGGAITDPIALTRRFVAATPAATERA, from the coding sequence GTGACCCACGATTCCCTCGCTCTCCTCCGCGACCGGCTCGTCGCCTCGGTCCAGGCCTCCACGGGCGCCCCCGCCAGGGACACCCACGTCATCGGTGCGCTCGCCGAGTCTGCGCTCCTCGGCGGCGCGAGCGGTCTGCGGCTCAACGGGCCGGAGGACATCCGCCGGGTGCGTCCGGTCACCGACGTGCCGATCATCGGACTCCACAAGATCTGGAACGGCGTCCGCAACGTCATCACCCCGGAGCTCGCGCTCGCCACGGGGCTGGCGGAGGCCGGGGCCGACATCATCGCGGTGGACGCCACGACGGAGCAGCTCGGCGCGGACTTCCGGCTCATCGGGGAGATCGCCGCGGCGACGGGGCGACCGGTGATGGCCGACGTGTCGACGGTCGCGGAGGGCGAGCGCGCATGGGCGGCGGGGGCAGCGGTCGTCGGCACGACCCTGTCCGGCTACACCCCGCACTCGCCGCGCCAGGACGAACCGGACCTCGACCTCGTGGCCGCGCTCGCCGCCGCGGGGATCCCGGCCATCGCCGAGGGGCGCTACCAGACCCCTGCACAGGTACGAGCGGCCTTCGATGCCGGAGCCTTCGCCGTCGTCGTGGGCGGGGCGATCACCGATCCCATCGCCCTCACCCGCCGCTTCGTCGCCGCGACGCCGGCCGCCACGGAGCGGGCGTGA
- a CDS encoding GntR family transcriptional regulator translates to MSAIEGVTKHERVRRHLEQVIDQGLAPHEKLPTERELAESLEVNRQTVRRALDELERDGLVYRLQGAGTFVSASRISKAFELTSFSEDMLARNMRPGSLSVDVGTAAAGQTAGYALNLSPQSPVVRIRRVRTADDIPICLEVCSIAADAVPGLEDGIEGDSLYDDLRTRFGITAVRADQEIHAVVLDEEQAAALQTPPFSPAFLVKRTTYDARSRPIEYAESVYRGDRYSYLVSIARP, encoded by the coding sequence ATGTCGGCGATCGAGGGCGTCACGAAGCACGAACGCGTGCGGCGGCATCTGGAGCAGGTCATCGACCAGGGACTCGCACCCCACGAGAAGCTGCCCACGGAGCGCGAGCTCGCGGAGTCGCTCGAGGTGAACCGGCAGACGGTGCGTCGCGCCCTCGACGAGCTCGAACGGGACGGCCTGGTGTACCGGCTGCAGGGGGCGGGCACGTTCGTGAGCGCCTCGCGGATCAGCAAGGCGTTCGAGCTGACCTCGTTCTCGGAGGACATGCTCGCCCGCAACATGCGACCCGGCTCCCTCTCCGTCGACGTCGGCACCGCGGCGGCCGGGCAGACCGCCGGATACGCCTTGAACCTCAGCCCGCAGTCGCCGGTCGTACGGATCCGCCGGGTGCGGACCGCCGACGACATCCCGATCTGCCTGGAGGTGTGCTCGATCGCGGCCGACGCGGTGCCGGGCCTGGAGGACGGCATCGAGGGCGACTCGCTCTACGACGACCTGCGCACCCGTTTCGGCATCACCGCCGTGCGCGCCGACCAGGAGATCCACGCGGTCGTCCTCGACGAGGAGCAGGCCGCCGCGCTGCAGACGCCGCCGTTCTCCCCCGCCTTCCTCGTGAAGCGCACGACCTATGACGCCCGCAGCCGCCCGATCGAGTACGCCGAGTCGGTGTACCGCGGCGACCGCTACTCGTACCTCGTCTCCATCGCCCGCCCCTGA
- a CDS encoding carbohydrate ABC transporter permease, producing MAHADISAPVRRPRRTRRTLRRVRQQIAVTLLALLFLFPLLVMLSTAFKTPGDVFSSPPTLLPAEWTTANFAEAFAQIPVWRYLANTLFVSGMSILGTVISCPLVAYALAKVKWRGARPLLILVLATMMLPPQVTLIPLFLVWNGLEATNTYLPLIVPAFLGTPFFIFMIRQFLLAVPDELIEAARLDGASEFRTYATIVLPLARPAIVTAAIFQFVWAWTDFLNPLIYLNDQSTYTLSIGLYAFFGENDVAWGPLMAACVMFTLPAVAIFLLGQKFFIGGASAGALK from the coding sequence ATGGCGCACGCTGACATCTCCGCTCCGGTGCGCCGCCCCCGTCGCACCCGCCGCACGCTCCGCCGCGTCCGGCAGCAGATCGCGGTGACGCTGCTCGCGCTGCTGTTCCTGTTCCCGTTGCTGGTGATGCTGTCGACCGCGTTCAAGACGCCCGGCGACGTGTTCTCCTCGCCGCCCACCCTGCTGCCCGCCGAGTGGACCACGGCCAACTTCGCCGAGGCGTTCGCGCAGATCCCGGTGTGGCGCTACCTCGCCAACACGCTCTTCGTCTCGGGCATGAGCATCCTCGGCACGGTCATCTCGTGTCCGCTCGTCGCCTACGCCCTCGCGAAGGTGAAGTGGCGCGGTGCCCGGCCGCTTCTGATCCTCGTGCTCGCCACGATGATGCTGCCGCCGCAGGTCACGCTGATCCCGCTGTTCCTCGTGTGGAACGGGCTGGAGGCGACGAACACCTACCTCCCGCTCATCGTCCCCGCGTTCCTGGGCACGCCGTTCTTCATCTTCATGATCCGGCAGTTCCTCCTCGCGGTACCGGACGAGCTCATCGAGGCCGCCCGTCTCGACGGCGCCTCGGAGTTCCGCACCTACGCGACGATCGTCCTTCCCCTGGCGCGTCCGGCCATCGTGACCGCCGCGATCTTCCAGTTCGTCTGGGCCTGGACCGACTTCCTCAATCCCCTCATCTACCTCAACGACCAGTCGACGTACACGCTGTCCATCGGTCTGTACGCCTTCTTCGGGGAGAACGACGTGGCCTGGGGGCCGCTCATGGCCGCGTGCGTGATGTTCACGCTCCCGGCCGTGGCGATCTTCCTCCTCGGTCAGAAGTTCTTCATCGGCGGCGCCAGTGCAGGAGCCCTCAAGTGA
- a CDS encoding glycosyltransferase family 2 protein gives MSSTTGHEAAGSRVRVSVVVPVFRPKASFDDLIASLDAQTLDREAFEVLLCDDGSGEETAARLESIAKDRPHVRVLSLPHSGWPGTPRNRGVEEARGTYVQFVDQDDWLYPRALERLCDYADEHGSDVVVGKEVGIGRKLPAKIFQRDIPHAVLGEDPILEMLTPHKMFRTAFLREHGIRFPDGKVRLEDHLFVMQAYFAADTISVLASEPCYAWVKEPGSASSSRIDPESYFPHLETVLDVVEANTEPGKVRDRLLRHWFRGKILNRIAGRRMVKYPAEYRDRLLDVVVPLAQRRFGPGVDAGLSFPQRIRAALLRADRRDDLLAFAAFEADTTCTATVTAARWSRGGLQLTVRVRLLRDGEEAFVFETVGSADRLVSLPPSATEDLPSGVLNARKERRADRVDLVARDTPTPGQAPESTAGSERKIGGRRPKRLDAVPIALDPMKAFREDGARDADLTVAVRYAGWMFTAPLTAAPDVTAHLGRSPLLAGRRVELVRNEDGSLRLRREWPGGAWRDALARAARRVRSRLRR, from the coding sequence ATGAGCAGTACGACCGGGCACGAGGCGGCGGGCAGCCGAGTGCGGGTGAGTGTGGTGGTGCCGGTGTTCCGGCCGAAGGCGTCGTTCGACGACCTCATCGCCTCGCTCGACGCCCAGACGCTGGACCGGGAGGCCTTCGAGGTCCTGCTCTGCGACGACGGCTCCGGGGAGGAGACGGCCGCGCGGCTGGAGAGCATCGCGAAGGATCGCCCTCATGTACGCGTGCTGTCGCTGCCGCACTCCGGCTGGCCCGGTACTCCGCGCAACCGCGGCGTCGAGGAGGCCAGAGGGACGTACGTGCAGTTCGTGGACCAGGACGACTGGCTGTACCCGCGCGCACTCGAGCGGCTGTGCGACTACGCCGATGAGCACGGGTCGGACGTCGTGGTCGGCAAGGAGGTGGGCATCGGACGGAAGCTGCCCGCCAAGATCTTCCAGCGCGACATCCCGCACGCGGTGCTCGGCGAGGACCCGATCCTGGAGATGCTGACGCCGCACAAGATGTTCCGGACGGCGTTCCTCCGCGAGCACGGCATCCGCTTCCCTGATGGCAAGGTGCGACTCGAGGACCACCTGTTCGTGATGCAGGCGTACTTCGCCGCCGACACGATCTCGGTGCTCGCCAGCGAGCCCTGCTACGCGTGGGTGAAGGAGCCCGGGAGTGCGAGCTCGTCGCGCATCGACCCCGAGTCGTACTTCCCGCACCTGGAGACCGTGCTCGATGTCGTCGAGGCGAACACGGAGCCCGGGAAGGTGCGCGACCGGCTGCTGCGGCACTGGTTCCGCGGCAAGATCCTCAACCGGATCGCCGGACGACGGATGGTGAAGTACCCGGCGGAGTACCGCGACCGCCTGCTGGACGTGGTGGTGCCACTCGCGCAGCGTCGATTCGGCCCCGGCGTGGATGCGGGGCTGTCGTTCCCGCAGCGCATTCGGGCGGCTCTGCTGCGCGCCGACCGCCGGGATGACCTGCTCGCCTTCGCCGCGTTCGAAGCGGACACGACCTGCACGGCCACCGTGACCGCGGCGCGCTGGTCGCGTGGCGGGTTGCAGCTCACCGTGCGCGTCCGTCTGCTCCGGGACGGCGAGGAGGCGTTCGTGTTCGAGACCGTCGGTTCCGCCGACCGGCTGGTCTCCCTGCCCCCGTCGGCGACCGAAGACCTTCCCTCCGGGGTGCTCAACGCCCGAAAGGAGCGTCGCGCTGACCGCGTCGACCTCGTCGCGCGGGATACGCCGACCCCCGGACAGGCGCCGGAGTCGACGGCAGGCTCGGAGCGCAAGATCGGCGGCCGACGCCCGAAGCGCCTCGACGCGGTGCCGATCGCGCTGGACCCGATGAAGGCGTTCCGTGAGGACGGCGCTCGCGACGCCGACCTCACCGTGGCCGTCCGCTACGCCGGGTGGATGTTCACCGCCCCGCTGACAGCGGCGCCCGACGTGACGGCACACCTCGGCAGGTCCCCGCTTCTCGCGGGCCGTCGGGTCGAGCTCGTACGGAACGAGGACGGCAGCCTGCGGCTGCGCCGCGAATGGCCGGGCGGCGCCTGGCGCGACGCCCTCGCACGAGCCGCCCGCCGCGTCCGCTCCCGACTTCGCCGCTGA
- a CDS encoding PadR family transcriptional regulator, with protein sequence MNNAFPSTPFGGNSNGSNSGDFVGGLGNLFGGSQGPAGALFEAMDQLRKSFESRPSGGSRMARGDVRAAVLSLLVERPMHGYQIINEIAERSGGTWKPSAGSVYPTLQLLADEGLIEAEEQNGRKTYALTEAGRAVAAESTETPPWVPSSDKDRSRDARYSALPKAGVDLAAAAAQVGRSGSPEQVQQAIEVLDEARRRLYTILAQD encoded by the coding sequence ATGAACAACGCATTCCCCTCCACCCCGTTCGGCGGGAACAGCAACGGCAGCAACAGCGGCGATTTCGTCGGCGGCCTCGGCAATCTCTTCGGCGGCTCGCAGGGTCCGGCCGGAGCGCTGTTCGAGGCGATGGACCAGCTGCGCAAGTCGTTCGAGTCGCGCCCCTCCGGCGGATCCCGCATGGCCCGCGGTGACGTGCGCGCCGCCGTCCTCTCGCTTCTCGTCGAGCGACCGATGCACGGCTACCAGATCATCAACGAGATCGCCGAGCGCAGCGGCGGCACCTGGAAGCCGAGCGCCGGTTCCGTCTACCCGACGCTCCAGCTCCTCGCCGACGAGGGCCTGATCGAGGCCGAGGAGCAGAACGGCCGCAAGACCTACGCTCTCACCGAGGCCGGCCGTGCCGTCGCCGCGGAGAGCACCGAGACCCCGCCGTGGGTGCCGTCCTCCGACAAGGACCGCAGCCGCGACGCCCGCTACAGCGCCCTGCCCAAGGCCGGGGTCGACCTCGCCGCCGCGGCCGCGCAGGTCGGGCGCAGCGGCTCGCCGGAGCAGGTGCAGCAGGCCATCGAGGTGCTCGACGAGGCCCGCCGTAGGCTGTACACGATCCTCGCCCAGGACTGA
- a CDS encoding ROK family protein: MIVGVDIGGTKVAVAGFRQEPDGGRRRVTAVRTLSTPAREGGEAIVRAVVDAIDMVRGAERVAAVGVGTAGVVDQDGGITSATDAISGWAGFPLRAALIHALDVPVAVVNDVHAAAVAEAAAGAGRGACGLLMVAVGTGIGGAVVLPDGLRAGATGTAGSVGHTELALPLELAGRRCGCGGVGHVEAVASGPGLEQTYRERTGTALTLREVDAAARAGDAVAEEVIAEGARFLGRALAGAQALLDVEVIAVGGGVAAIGERYLAEVARAYRAAAMPGPTAARVRPAELGIDATVTGAAVLAPV; the protein is encoded by the coding sequence GTGATCGTCGGGGTCGACATCGGCGGCACGAAGGTCGCCGTCGCCGGGTTCCGGCAGGAGCCGGACGGCGGGCGCCGTCGCGTCACCGCCGTGCGCACCCTGTCCACTCCGGCCAGGGAGGGCGGCGAGGCCATCGTGCGGGCGGTCGTCGATGCGATCGACATGGTCCGCGGTGCGGAGCGGGTCGCGGCGGTCGGTGTGGGCACCGCCGGGGTCGTCGATCAGGACGGCGGCATCACCTCGGCGACCGATGCGATCAGCGGCTGGGCGGGCTTCCCGCTGCGCGCGGCGCTCATCCACGCCCTCGATGTGCCGGTGGCGGTCGTGAACGACGTGCACGCGGCGGCGGTCGCGGAGGCCGCGGCAGGGGCGGGTCGGGGAGCGTGCGGGCTGTTGATGGTCGCCGTCGGCACCGGCATCGGCGGAGCCGTCGTGCTCCCGGACGGTCTCCGCGCGGGCGCGACCGGCACGGCGGGGTCGGTCGGGCACACCGAACTGGCACTCCCTCTGGAGCTGGCCGGGCGTCGCTGCGGCTGCGGAGGAGTCGGACACGTCGAAGCCGTCGCCTCCGGCCCCGGGCTGGAGCAGACGTACCGGGAGCGCACGGGCACGGCGCTCACGCTGCGGGAGGTGGACGCGGCCGCTCGCGCCGGTGACGCGGTCGCCGAGGAGGTGATCGCGGAGGGGGCGCGGTTCCTCGGTCGCGCGCTGGCCGGGGCGCAGGCGCTTCTCGACGTCGAGGTCATCGCGGTCGGCGGCGGTGTGGCGGCCATCGGGGAGCGCTATCTCGCCGAGGTCGCTCGCGCCTACCGGGCGGCGGCGATGCCGGGCCCGACGGCAGCCCGCGTGCGACCCGCGGAGCTCGGGATCGATGCGACCGTCACCGGGGCCGCGGTGCTCGCGCCGGTCTGA
- a CDS encoding carbohydrate ABC transporter permease has protein sequence MTTATAPRVRQENAPAGPGAPVRRRRSRRTTLIGLAFASPFIVGFLFLFAYPIAASAYYSFTDFNLFQAPEWVGLDNYTQMFADGVFWKSLANTAVLTVFGVPLAIGIALAGAHLLNTPVRGQPLYRALVYLPSIVPVVVGGYLWRWLLNAQYGFINHFLSWFGIEGPAWLQQPEWTKPAIILMSLWTVGGTMIIYLAALQEVPKELYEAAELDGAGAWRRFTNVTWPTVSPVTLFQVIVSIIGFLQIFTQPYILSQERLNQAGSGPGQSMLSYAMYLYQNAFVFLKMGYASAMAWTLFIVTLVVSLIVLATSRKWVHDGAR, from the coding sequence GTGACCACGGCAACAGCACCCCGGGTCCGGCAGGAGAACGCTCCTGCCGGACCCGGCGCTCCCGTCCGGCGGCGCCGCAGCCGCCGGACCACGCTGATCGGCCTGGCTTTCGCGTCGCCGTTCATCGTCGGCTTCCTGTTCCTGTTCGCCTATCCGATCGCGGCGTCGGCGTACTACAGCTTCACCGACTTCAACCTGTTCCAGGCGCCCGAGTGGGTGGGGCTGGACAACTACACCCAGATGTTCGCCGACGGGGTGTTCTGGAAGTCCCTCGCCAACACGGCCGTGCTCACGGTGTTCGGCGTACCGCTCGCGATCGGCATCGCCCTGGCCGGTGCGCACCTGCTGAACACCCCGGTGCGGGGCCAGCCGCTGTATCGCGCGCTCGTGTATCTCCCGTCGATCGTGCCGGTCGTCGTCGGCGGCTACCTGTGGCGCTGGCTCCTGAACGCCCAGTACGGCTTCATCAACCACTTCCTGTCGTGGTTCGGCATCGAGGGACCGGCCTGGCTGCAGCAGCCGGAGTGGACGAAGCCCGCCATCATCCTCATGTCGCTGTGGACCGTGGGCGGGACCATGATCATCTACCTCGCCGCCCTGCAGGAGGTGCCGAAGGAGCTGTACGAGGCGGCCGAGCTCGACGGCGCAGGCGCCTGGCGCCGATTCACCAACGTCACCTGGCCCACGGTCTCCCCGGTCACCCTGTTCCAGGTGATCGTGAGCATCATCGGATTCCTGCAGATCTTCACGCAGCCGTACATCCTGTCGCAGGAGCGCCTCAACCAGGCGGGGTCGGGCCCGGGGCAGTCGATGCTCTCGTACGCGATGTACCTGTACCAGAACGCCTTCGTGTTCCTGAAGATGGGCTACGCCTCCGCCATGGCGTGGACACTGTTCATCGTCACGCTCGTCGTGAGCCTCATCGTGCTCGCGACTTCGAGGAAGTGGGTCCACGATGGCGCACGCTGA